In a genomic window of Nothobranchius furzeri strain GRZ-AD chromosome 14, NfurGRZ-RIMD1, whole genome shotgun sequence:
- the cavin2b gene encoding caveolae-associated protein 2b, with amino-acid sequence MVTTESPQSQDLMVPHEIPDQLQNQEQQEEEQASPSSVSAGLDLDKFSQGPVNAITVLTLLDKLVNMLDVVQENQLKTELHQVEMEGVVRGIQADMTKLSKSHSHTSNTVSKLLGQSRKLSATMKEVRARMERQDAQVKKLEANHAHLISRDNFKVLIFQEENEIPSTVFVKNPPPFPRDEILEEGEDSVPGVSDDKQELGFHTIDLSSDEDVGLEPDLEEDEAWSYDLGNCEETTAEKLKRSSLMRVESLKKAFSKQNIEKKMTKFGTKIVSEEQREKIKQKTASLKVSPLKFGIKKPRSSSDSQPPEASGQTNELSSTETNIQVPTTQGSIVQEVTFTEVHAELAPAEQVNDEGAEKEIKEEEEKKEKEGVIEGSVVVEAEVSLVSEGVNEEYALSSTLPQEDRGAEEEKKDHES; translated from the exons ATGGTGACCACCGAATCACCCCAAAGCCAGGACCTGATGGTCCCCCATGAAATCCCGGACCAGCTCCAGAACCAGGAGCAACAGGAAGAAGAGCAGGCCTCGCCCTCTTCTGTTTCAGCAGGACTGGACTTGGACAAGTTCAGCCAGGGTCCTGTCAACGCCATCACTGTCCTCACACTGCTGGACAAACTGGTCAACATGCTAGACGTGGTCCAGGAGAACCAGCTCAAGACAGAG CTGCACCAGGTGGAAATGGAGGGTGTGGTCAGAGGGATCCAGGCTGACATGACCAAACTGTCTAAAAGTCACAGCCACACCTCCAACACCGTCAGCAAGCTGCTGGGACAAAGCCGTAAGCTGTCTGCTACCATGAAGGAA GTTCGTGCCAGGATGGAGCGTCAGGATGCCCAGGTGAAGAAGCTTGAGGCAAACCATGCACACTTGATAAGCAGAGACAATTTTAAAGTGCTAATATTTCAG GAGGAGAATGAGATTCCCAgcactgtttttgtgaagaatcCTCCTCCATTCCCTCGTGATGAGATTTTAGAGGAAGGAGAGGATTCTGTACCAGGTGTCAGTGATGATAAACAGGAATTGGGTTTCCATACCATTGATCTATCATCTGATGAAGATGTTGGCCTGGAACCTGACCTTGAGGAAGATGAGGCATGGTCTTATGATCTCGGGAACTGTGAAGAAACCACAGCTGAGAAACTGAAGCGATCCAGCCTTATGAGG GTTGAAAGTCTGAAGAAGGCCTTCTCCAAGCAGAACATTGAGAAAAAGATGACCAAGTTTGGAACAAAGATTGTTTCTGAAGAACAACGAGAGAAGATCAAACAGAAAACAGCCAGTCTGAAGGTTTCACCTCTGAAATTTGGCATCAAGAAG CCACGCAGCAGCTCAGACTCTCAACCTCCAGAAGCCTCTGGACAGACAAATGAGCTGTCCAGCACTGAGACCAACATTCAGGTCCCAACCACTCAAGGCAGCATTGTGCAGGAGGTCACCTTTACTGAGGTCCATGCCGAGCTGGCACCAGCGGAGCAGGTCAATGATGAGGGTGCAGAAAAGGAgataaaggaggaggaggaaaagaaggagaaggagggggTGATTGAGGGTTCAGTGGTGGTGGAGGCCGAGGTGTCTTTAGTCTCTGAAGGAGTCAATGAGGAGTATGCTCTGTCCTCCACCCTCCCTCAAGAGGacagaggagcagaggaggaaaaGAAGGACCATGAATCATAA